The Salvia miltiorrhiza cultivar Shanhuang (shh) chromosome 1, IMPLAD_Smil_shh, whole genome shotgun sequence genome has a window encoding:
- the LOC131010305 gene encoding uncharacterized protein LOC131010305 gives MEEKGKGVKRGYGDSTETAEFVILNEPGLVAAVGGIPEHLKIEGAMMLRIPFPISKYRRYLAEDPTERRRVLFEDVKDALEQPPFKKRRRACAICKRPEGVEEDFIIEMNMTPPFPFVIINRPGFVAAVGGIPHELKINDGISFSIPCPVLKYPKVMPEDPTECQNIMYDSYKKAMESDDFIKGEIFM, from the exons ATGGAGGAAAAAGGTAAAGGGGTAAAGCGCGGTTATGGTGATTCCACTGAAACTGCAGAATTCGTCATTTTGAACGAACCTGggcttgtcgctgctgttgGGG GCATCCCAGAGCACCTTAAAATTGAGGGTGCGATGATGTTGCGGATTCCCTTTCCCATTTCCAAGTATCGCAGATATCTGGCCGAAGATCCTACTGAACGTCGAAGG GTTTTATTTGAAGATGTCAAGGACGCCTTGGAGCAACCACCCTTCAAAAAGCGGCGGAGGGCCTG TGCAATTTGCAAGCGGCCGGAAGGGGTGGAGGAGGATTTTATAATAGAAATGAATATGACTCCACCTTTCCCTTTTG TCATCATCAACAGACCTGGATTTGTCGCTGCTGTGGGAG GGATCCCACATGAGCTCAAAATTAATGATGGGATATCATTCTCGATACCATGTCCCGTGTTAAAGTATCCTAAAGTGATGCCTGAAGATCCTACTGAATGTCAGAAT ATTATGTATGACAGTTACAAGAAAGCCATGGAAAGTGATGACTTTATAAAGGGTGAGATTTTTATGTAG
- the LOC131010314 gene encoding uncharacterized protein LOC131010314: MSETESDYSREEEQPVERGHRPSTSRREKYPTPNPPPRHVWLRPCMQGYAGRINHYVKDTTLKEVETCLTHYQRLEQFKEGPFGHLLQLKRQDSANAALHHLLARELYDEAFGPWEKWFHVGGHDIRFGAVEYCLVTGLCFGPSPQRFDPNVDHRVGKQSLWHRVFKGKKMEVKDLRKRFVNRSMGNIAEDYLRVGNILVAYDLVFCRDYKHVHDWVWALVEEDQKWSDFPWGSYSFQILCHGMSVLKKHPNEITGNRKTYHFYGPIWALQILSYEAIPRLGRACGMRDTRLQMPRLVNWTTWKSASDFTHFFDAHEAECHRTLEPVEEENDSWYLQTLRHPEPFSVRYHPGGKYAGLTEPVVPEPPLPVRPPPVQRSISRAERTREKQPVPVPRSSSRAERAREKQPVPVHVERHRQTYEEPAGSPSKRRRSEEFDDREPQADRDEDYWRRRDDDLIARITQEQIRTVVPEMRREIRRELVDDDSEHGLVAKITKKVIAAVKDIFGRHSSSRRHRSSSSHASRHRHGSEEYNQPIPSRRRSTSHIPSPRRSEREDPHHVSHRHSVGDMDPPRGSQRRSERGEDPPPASQRRSASRHSEREASMRRSASHHGERQTSLRRSASRHSDRPGPSAGYHSPETPAPKAGDVSDDLNVSWTSSEEEAGARERPQLVIDPALPYGKALVKAKKRGFKAFMRSPPGTYVQVIETGWVMSQDLFHKILNPREELDGEILDLWNLKALRRLRQNQQWIARGETRLVEGVTRERTPIAFLDFYETLSREFRSLHPDEPDWDNIQDRHGYEEWVVPEKLIAMFHGTDSGHTWPWLEAKEIFAMCNLDKSHWCTVVISISAWEVRVYDLLVHVEGTRKRRQNAMKPITRLMPKLLHTVGYYAHNPVRYVAAPDMPMNVVIMPIREQFIQEDSFLETVYATVHGRTRNRVQHTAARLRVHRYTVAYTVGPKVYTVRV, translated from the exons ATGAGTGAAACTGAATCCGACTACTCCAGAGAGGAAGAACAGCCTGTAGAACGAGGCCATCGCCCGAGTACATCGAGGAGGGAAAAATACCCGACGCCGAATCCG CCTCCGAGGCATGTTTGGTTACGTCCGTGCATGCAAGGTTATGCCGGACGAATCAATCACTATGTAAAGGACACGACACTGAAGGAAGTGGAGACCTGTCTGACGCACTACCAGCGTCTTGAACAATTTAAGGAAGGTCCGTTTGGGCATTTACTTCAGTTGAAGAGGCAGGATAGTGCGAATGCCGCACTGCACCATCTTCTTGCACGGGAGTTGTATGACGAAGCATTCGGTCCGTGGGAGAAGTGGTTCCACGTTGGTGGACACGACATTCGATTCGGCGCAGTGGAGTATTGTCTGGTGACGGGGTTGTGTTTCGGGCCATCCCCGCAGCGTTTTGATCCTAATGTGGATCACCGTGTTGGGAAGCAGAGTCTATGGCACCGAGTTTTTAAAGGCAAGAAGATGGAAGTGAAGGATCTGCGAAAGCGGTTCGTTAACCGCAGTATGGGCAATATTGCCGAGGATTATTTGAGGGTGGGCAATATTCTCGTGGCGTATGATCTCGTCTTCTGTCGGGATTATAAACACGTGCACGATTGGGTGTGGGCACTGGTAGAGGAAGATCAGAAATGGTCCGACTTCCCGTGGGGCTCTTACTCATTCCAGATTTTGTGTCACGGGATGAGTGTGTTGAAGAAGCATCCCAACGAGATTACCGGTAATAGGAAGACGTACCACTTCTATGGGCCCATATGGGCATTACAGATTTTGTCGTACGAGGCCATTCCGAGGTTGGGCCGCGCGTGTGGGATGCGTGACACGAGGTTGCAGATGCCACGATTGGTGAACTGGACGACTTGGAAGTCGGCTTCTGACTTCACCCACTTTTTTGATGCTCATGag GCCGAGTGTCACCGGACACTCGAACCGGTCGAGGAGGAGAATGATTCATGGTATTTGCAGACCCTGAGGCATCCAGAGCCTTTTTCTGTACGATACCATCCTGGAGGGAAATATGCCGGCTTGACAGAGCCAGTTGTACCGGAGCCGCCTCTTCCTGTTAGGCCTCCCCCTGTGCAGAGGAGTATCTCACGAGCAGAGAGGACTCGTGAGAAGCAGCCTGTCCCTGTCCCGAGGAGTAGCTCACGAGCAGAGAGGGCTCGTGAGAAGCAGCCTGTCCCTGTCCATGTCGAGCGACATAGGCAGACGTATGAGGAGCCGGCTGGCAGCCCGTCGAAGCGGCGCAGGTCAGAGGAGTTTGATGATCGCGAGCCTCAGGCAGACCGAGATGAGGATTATTGGAGGCGACGCGATGATGACCTGATTGCCCGTATCACACAGGAGCAGATCCGGACTGTGGTCCCAGAGATGCGGCGCGAGATACGGCGCGAGCTTGTAGACGACGACTCTGAGCATGGACTGGTCGCCAAAATTACGAAGAAGGTCATAGCCGCTGTGAAGGACATCTTTGGGAGACATTCTTCTTCGAGGAGGCATAGATCATCATCCAGTCATGCCAGTCGTCATAGACATGGGAGTGAGGAGTACAACCAACCGATACCCAGTCGCAGACGGTCTACATCTCACATTCCTAGTCCTAGGCGATCAGAGCGTGAGGATCCGCATCATGTTAGCCATAGGCACTCAGTTGGAGACATGGATCCGCCTCGTGGCAGTCAGAGACGCTCAGAGCGTGGAGAGGATCCACCCCCTGCGAGTCAGCGGCGATCTGCCTCACGTCACAGTGAGAGGGAGGCATCTATGAGGCGATCAGCCTCACATCATGGTGAGAGGCAGACATCTTTGAGGCGATCCGCCTCACGTCACAGTGATCGCCCAGGGCCATCGGCTGGGTACCATAGTCCAGAGACCCCTGCGCCTAAGGCGGGGGATGTAAGTGATGATCTGAATGTTTCCTGGACGTCGTCAGAGGAGGAGGCGGGTGCTAGAGAGAGGCCTCAATTGGTTATTGACCCGGCCTTGCCGTATGGTAAGGCCCTGGTGAAGGCGAAGAAGCGGGGCTTCAAGGCGTTTATGAGATCGCCGCCGGGTACTTATGTGCAAGTGATCGAGACGGGTTGGGTGATGTCCCAGGATCTATTCCACAAGATTCTGAATCCTCGCGAGGAGTTGGACGGGGAG ATATTAGACCTCTGGAATCTGAAGGCTCTCCGACGGCTCCGTCAAAATCAGCAGTGGATAGCTCGGGGAGAGACGAGGCTCGTTGAAGGCGTGACACGGGAGAGAACGCCGATAGCTTTTCTGGATTTTTAT GAGACCCTTTCCAGAGAGTTCAGGTCGTTGCATCCGGATGAGCCAGATTGGGACAACATTCAGGATCGACACGGATACGAGGAGTGGGTGGTGCCCGAAAAGCTGATCGCCATGTTTCATGGAACTGATTCAGGCCATACATGGCCTTGGTTGGAAGCGAAAGAG ATTTTTGCTATGTGCAATCTCGATAAGAGTCATTGGTGTACTGTGGTTATATCTATCTCCGCATGGGAGGTGAGAGTGTATGACTTACTGGTACATGTGGAAGGTACACGAAAGCGTCGACAAAATGCAATGAAGCCAATCACTCGCCTGATGCCTAAATTGCTGCACACTGTGGGTTATTATGCACACAATCCCGTGAGGTATGTTGCCGCTCCAGATATGCCTATGAATGTCGTCATTATGCCAATCAGAGAGCAATTCATCCAAGAAGATAGT TTTCTCGAAACCGTGTACGCAACCGTGCACGGAAGAACTCGAAACCGTGTACAGCACACGGCTGCACGGCTGCGTGTTCATCGCTACACGGTTGCGTACACGGTTGGTCCCAAGGTGTACACGGTTAGGGTCTAA